Proteins encoded together in one uncultured Desulfosarcina sp. window:
- a CDS encoding cytidylate kinase-like family protein, protein MKAIHQLIEEQVRRWEILRKGKSEARPLPVITLSREPGSGGKFVARAVAERLGLDVFHQKLINAMAENADTSTRVIRTLDERGVSMLEDWVSAAISDRHLWPDEYAGMMMKVIGTIGRHGRAIIVGRGANFVLPPENRFRVRIIAPFEKRVACVAEAYGISKQEARKRVLHTESDRKAFIRKYFYSDISDPANYDMVLNTGTLSVDSAAAAICSAIG, encoded by the coding sequence ATGAAAGCAATTCATCAACTCATCGAAGAACAGGTTCGGCGATGGGAGATTCTCAGAAAGGGAAAAAGCGAGGCCAGGCCCCTTCCGGTGATCACCCTTTCGCGGGAACCGGGCAGCGGGGGAAAGTTTGTGGCCAGGGCGGTGGCCGAGCGACTCGGTCTGGACGTATTCCATCAGAAGCTGATCAATGCCATGGCCGAAAATGCCGATACCAGTACACGGGTGATCCGTACGCTGGACGAAAGAGGCGTATCCATGCTGGAAGACTGGGTTTCGGCGGCCATCAGCGACCGTCATCTCTGGCCGGATGAATACGCCGGCATGATGATGAAAGTAATCGGCACCATCGGGCGGCATGGACGGGCCATTATTGTCGGCCGGGGCGCCAACTTTGTACTGCCGCCGGAAAACCGCTTTCGGGTGCGGATTATCGCCCCCTTTGAAAAACGGGTCGCCTGTGTGGCGGAAGCCTATGGCATTTCCAAGCAGGAAGCCAGAAAACGGGTCCTGCACACCGAATCCGACCGCAAGGCCTTCATCCGGAAGTATTTTTATAGTGACATCAGTGACCCGGCGAACTATGATATGGTATTGAATACAGGAACCCTTTCCGTCGATTCAGCAGCAGCGGCGATTTGCAGTGCCATCGGCTGA